The following coding sequences lie in one Streptosporangiales bacterium genomic window:
- a CDS encoding MarR family transcriptional regulator: MTEEQLADHRLTAVGLVIEVRSSLRARTGTLFADQLDGMPDFDALIRLARSPGRRLRMGDLAAQMSLSTGGATRLVDRLELRRLVCRESYLGDRRGSYAVLTDAGAEQLAAVLPILVEAIDRWFISLLPPADLDAALQALRAVRDTVRPGAAAGSSG; encoded by the coding sequence ATGACCGAGGAACAGCTCGCCGACCATCGCTTGACCGCGGTCGGCCTTGTGATCGAAGTCCGGAGCAGCCTTCGAGCCAGGACCGGCACGCTGTTCGCCGACCAGCTCGACGGCATGCCCGACTTCGACGCGCTCATCCGGCTCGCCCGGTCGCCGGGTCGGCGGCTGCGGATGGGTGACCTCGCGGCGCAGATGTCCCTGTCCACCGGCGGAGCCACCCGGCTCGTCGACCGCCTGGAACTGCGACGCCTGGTATGCCGCGAGTCGTATCTCGGCGACCGGCGCGGCTCGTACGCGGTGCTCACCGACGCCGGCGCCGAACAGCTGGCCGCCGTACTCCCGATCCTCGTCGAGGCCATCGACCGGTGGTTCATCAGCCTGCTACCACCGGCCGATCTGGACGCCGCCCTGCAGGCGCTGCGCGCGGTACGGGACACCGTCCGCCCCGGCGCGGCAGCCGGGAGTAGCGGCTAG
- a CDS encoding MarR family transcriptional regulator — MARPDFDDPRLTAMGLLIEVYEGVTSRLTPVHTSHGISGNDFDTLIRLARSPKSRLRMTDLAVQTSMSTSGVTRVVDRLERHGLVQREPCPGDRRSSFAVLTKQGHDRVRAVLPPLLKEIDACFTGVLGVKQLDALMKALSVVRDTVRPGAVAGGSADNPGGA; from the coding sequence ATGGCCAGACCCGACTTCGACGACCCGCGACTCACCGCGATGGGTCTGCTCATCGAGGTGTACGAAGGTGTCACCAGCCGACTGACCCCCGTGCACACCAGCCACGGCATCTCGGGAAACGACTTCGACACCCTGATCCGGCTCGCCCGATCCCCGAAGAGCCGGCTGCGGATGACCGACCTCGCCGTCCAGACCTCGATGTCGACGAGCGGTGTCACCCGGGTCGTCGACCGGCTCGAACGACACGGACTGGTTCAGCGCGAGCCATGTCCAGGCGACCGACGTAGCTCGTTCGCGGTGCTCACGAAGCAGGGACACGACCGCGTACGCGCCGTTCTTCCGCCGCTACTCAAGGAGATCGACGCATGCTTCACCGGCGTCCTCGGTGTCAAGCAGCTCGATGCCCTGATGAAGGCGCTGAGCGTCGTGCGCGACACCGTACGCCCCGGCGCGGTCGCCGGTGGTTCAGCGGATAACCCCGGTGGCGCGTAG